A region from the Lolium perenne isolate Kyuss_39 chromosome 4, Kyuss_2.0, whole genome shotgun sequence genome encodes:
- the LOC127347208 gene encoding uncharacterized protein: MSSPLFLSDDDLLPSAVTRVLADHPGPFCVVGISRCRFASHDHELTEWPRLLAAKGVHQLLLANSIDESTVDDSVSLPADILRCASLRELFLGGFSAFPDTAGLPRGPDVFPHLHQLGTVMMTISGWDLDYILACSPVLQTFIFAQSTMPNLLQLRSQSLRCVTLWNSTVDGVTMVDAPLLERLFLLEAPRGGDGNTVVLSIPCASNLRALGYLEPRFHSLHIGDNVIKPGTMPSPSTVVPGIKILACKVNFGVLHEVKMLVAFLRCFPNIDTLHVESLNEPTGRSHAKFWEEVFTIECIRSHVKKIVVHEYRGDQSELEFLQFIVASAHELRTLSVVISKNTFTNLANAAEMTSILGTLSGVPWRRDCKMTVLGPEFQNEQSILKASDLTVDDPFDW; encoded by the exons ATGTCGAGCCCGCTCTTCCTCAGCGACGACGACCTACTCCCCTCTGCGGTCACCCGCGTGCTCGCCGACCACCCGGGCCCTTTCTGCGTCGTAGGAATCAGCCGCTGTAGGTTCGCGTCCCACGACCACGAGCTCACAGAGTGGCCGCGCCTTCTCGCCGCCAAGGGCGTCCATCAGCTCCTCCTCGCCAACAGCATCGACGAATCCACCGTCGACGACAGCGTGTCTCTACCCGCGGACATCCTCCGCTGCGCCTCGCTCCGGGAACTCTTCCTTGGTGGCTTCTCCGCGTTCCCGGACACCGCCGGCCTCCCCCGCGGCCCCGACGTCTTTCCCCACCTCCACCAGCTCGGCacggtcatgatgaccatcagcGGCTGGGATCTTGATTACATTCTTGCCTGCAGCCCGGTTCTCCAGACATTCATTTTCGCGCAGAGCACCATGCCCAATCTTCTCCAACTCCGCAGCCAAAGCCTCCGGTGCGTGACACTCTGGAATTCCACGGTGGACGGGGTCACCATGGTGGACGCCCCGCTCCTGGAGCGACTCTTCTTGCTGGAAGCGCCTCGTGGAGGTGATGGGAATACTGTGGTGCTCAGCATTCCTTGTGCATCCAACCTGAGGGCGCTCGGCTACTTGGAGCCAAGATTTCACAGCCTGCACATCGGTGACAATGTCATCAAG CCTGGCACAATGCCCAGCCCAAGCACAGTGGTTCCAGGCATCAAGATATTGGCCTGTAAGGTTAATTTTGGTGTCTTGCACGAGGTCAAGATGCTGGTGGCCTTCCTCAGATGCTTTCCCAACATTGACACACTGCACGTCGAG TCTTTAAATGAACCAACTGGAAGGAGCCATGCCAAGTTCTGGGAGGAGGTCTTTACAATTGAATGCATCAGGTCACATGTCAAGAAGATTGTTGTCCATGAATACAGAGGGGATCAAAGCGAACTTGAATTCCTTCAGTTCATTGTTGCAAGTGCACATGAGCTGCGGACACTCAGTGTTGTGATTAGCAAAAACACCTTTACTAACTTGGCCAATGCTGCGGAGATGACAAGCATATTGGGGACTCTCTCAGGTGTACCATGGCGACGTGACTGTAAGATGACGGTGCTAGGCCCAGAGTTTCAGAATGAGCAGAGCATCCTCAAAGCATCTGATCTTACTGTTGACGACCCTTTTGACTGGTGA